A single genomic interval of Syntrophobotulus glycolicus DSM 8271 harbors:
- a CDS encoding polysaccharide deacetylase family protein translates to MSKKKLLIMVMSLITVLGGSIILAVYCDGQRKTIPGTVSTESDASSKTDPSLNTPAASKNGPSAGEGVPSPLREALRTVPTGFPQVPVLYYHSIMTERGNVLRIPVEEFAEQMKYLSENGYHVISLNRLYDAFNGVPLPSKPVVITFDDGYEDNYLNAYPVMKKYGFTGTIFMVSNYVDGTGYLKTEHLRELQANGWIIGGHTAEHINLPTVSAQEALKELQESRQDLEKILGAEIRYFAYPFGGYDNKIIEMVKEDGYEIAFTIKKGWIKPGEDLFLLKRVYLYADMGMDKFIDRLTHPEY, encoded by the coding sequence TTGTCCAAGAAAAAACTGCTAATCATGGTTATGTCCCTCATCACAGTGCTTGGCGGCTCAATAATTCTGGCCGTATATTGTGACGGGCAACGAAAGACCATACCGGGCACAGTCAGTACAGAATCAGATGCTTCCTCTAAAACAGATCCCTCGTTAAATACGCCGGCGGCTTCAAAGAACGGACCTTCTGCCGGTGAAGGTGTGCCTTCACCTCTCAGAGAAGCCCTTAGGACCGTTCCAACCGGCTTTCCGCAGGTTCCTGTTCTTTATTATCATTCAATCATGACGGAAAGGGGAAATGTACTGAGAATCCCGGTCGAAGAGTTTGCCGAACAGATGAAATACCTGTCTGAAAACGGGTATCATGTAATCTCCTTAAACCGGTTATATGATGCCTTCAACGGTGTTCCTCTCCCGTCAAAGCCTGTTGTGATCACGTTCGATGACGGATACGAGGATAATTACCTCAATGCCTATCCAGTAATGAAGAAATATGGCTTTACGGGTACAATATTTATGGTATCAAATTACGTAGATGGGACAGGTTATCTGAAAACTGAACACCTGCGGGAGCTTCAGGCAAACGGCTGGATAATCGGCGGGCATACTGCCGAGCATATCAATCTTCCTACCGTCAGTGCCCAGGAAGCCTTGAAAGAATTACAGGAATCCAGGCAGGATCTGGAGAAGATCCTCGGTGCTGAAATAAGGTATTTTGCTTACCCTTTTGGCGGATACGACAACAAGATCATCGAGATGGTAAAGGAAGACGGATATGAGATTGCCTTTACCATAAAAAAAGGATGGATAAAGCCGGGTGAGGATTTATTTCTTTTAAAAAGAGTTTATCTCTATGCCGACATGGGCATGGATAAATTCATTGACCGGCTGACCCATCCTGAATATTAA
- a CDS encoding UbiX family flavin prenyltransferase: MKNRFIVGITGASGSIYADKLIKVLVEKGYEVHVVLTETGLKVMEYECGRNALTFSAGVIVHSNQDLFAPIASGSFRSKGMVVLPSSMNTLGHIAGGTGDGLLSRAAQVMLKERRPFIVVPRETPYTIINIENMLRIAKAGGVILPASPGFYHHPESMGDLVDYIVGKILDILNIEHDLFQRWGEK; this comes from the coding sequence ATGAAAAATCGCTTTATTGTTGGCATTACAGGCGCCAGCGGTTCAATTTATGCGGATAAACTGATCAAGGTTCTGGTTGAAAAGGGTTATGAGGTTCACGTTGTCCTTACGGAAACGGGTCTGAAGGTTATGGAATATGAATGTGGGCGAAATGCTTTAACGTTCTCTGCCGGAGTGATTGTCCATTCCAACCAAGACCTCTTTGCCCCAATTGCCAGCGGTTCTTTCCGAAGCAAAGGGATGGTCGTTTTACCAAGCTCAATGAATACCCTTGGACACATTGCGGGAGGCACGGGCGACGGTCTTTTGTCCAGAGCAGCCCAGGTCATGCTGAAAGAAAGACGGCCTTTCATTGTTGTCCCCAGAGAGACTCCCTATACTATCATCAACATTGAAAATATGCTGAGGATAGCTAAGGCAGGAGGCGTGATTTTGCCGGCATCCCCAGGGTTTTATCATCATCCTGAATCAATGGGGGATTTAGTGGACTATATCGTCGGCAAAATCCTGGATATTTTAAATATAGAGCATGATCTTTTTCAACGCTGGGGTGAAAAATAA
- a CDS encoding cupin domain-containing protein — protein MIISNLKDIQGIKIDTPEIKNAVKKVLVSPENGWDGYCLRVFELGEGGCTPRHTHPWPHINYILSGKGQCHLDGQDHVVEAGGFAYVPGGKLHQFRNISEEPFTFICIVPEEGEK, from the coding sequence ATGATTATTTCTAATCTTAAAGACATTCAAGGAATAAAAATTGACACCCCGGAAATCAAAAATGCTGTGAAAAAGGTACTGGTATCTCCTGAAAACGGCTGGGACGGATATTGTTTAAGAGTCTTTGAACTTGGAGAGGGCGGCTGTACTCCGAGACATACTCATCCTTGGCCGCACATTAACTATATCCTCAGCGGTAAAGGTCAATGTCATCTTGACGGGCAAGATCATGTTGTAGAAGCCGGCGGTTTTGCCTATGTTCCGGGAGGAAAACTGCACCAGTTCCGCAATATCAGCGAGGAGCCCTTTACCTTTATTTGTATCGTTCCTGAAGAGGGAGAAAAATAA
- the lepB gene encoding signal peptidase I — protein MNKIVKTVIEWIVIIGIAFGLSILIRNFVVDTRIVPTGSMLPTIQEQDRLIVDRLFYQFQTLGRGDVIVFKAPEKSGSSEDLVKRIIGLPGEKVQIKNSKVYINEAELKEPYVHNIADYEYGPVTVPANSYLVLGDNRSESYDSHKWGFLPAENILGKVLIRYWPLNTIGPLEGPPADYLSAKEQS, from the coding sequence ATGAACAAAATCGTTAAAACAGTGATTGAATGGATCGTTATTATCGGTATCGCTTTTGGGTTGTCTATTCTGATCAGAAATTTTGTGGTTGATACAAGGATTGTGCCTACCGGATCAATGCTACCCACAATTCAGGAGCAGGACAGACTGATCGTGGACCGTTTATTTTATCAGTTCCAGACACTGGGCAGGGGAGATGTCATCGTGTTCAAAGCGCCGGAAAAGTCCGGGAGTAGCGAAGATCTGGTCAAGAGAATAATCGGGTTGCCCGGAGAAAAGGTTCAGATTAAAAACAGTAAGGTTTATATTAATGAGGCAGAGCTCAAGGAGCCTTATGTTCACAATATCGCTGATTATGAATACGGGCCGGTAACCGTTCCGGCGAACAGTTATTTAGTTTTGGGAGATAACAGGTCTGAAAGTTATGACAGTCATAAATGGGGGTTTTTACCCGCTGAAAATATCTTAGGTAAAGTATTGATCAGATATTGGCCGTTAAATACAATAGGGCCGCTTGAAGGGCCGCCGGCTGATTATTTGAGTGCCAAGGAACAATCATAA
- a CDS encoding ATP-binding protein: MLMNVIHHLGASTQFTDRYKRLELSMNSLTVFMDIAKDPVVKKFKRLLHSLARKKPDQEEILLSYFAFLNSLAENSWRDYLVETLLRTANFFAEAVAEKDVTKISLSLQTKAGRDMEIIQEAAGLSSQEIIEYVKASLAEQFSDRQNQIFEGHIYPENWPVWDNAINCDFQEQSKEAPAMRWLNKEKAALKREFLGASRWSSILDKLAAYYAKVGWGIFSKYMVFHFNEQTAGKLEGIAKPDPVILNQLIAQEREQKIILDNTEYFLRGYRANNIILYGNRGTGKSSLVKALQNEYPDRKLRIVQLKKNQIGYFPEFVQLLAGFPYKFIVFIDDLSFDNLEQDYKNLKSLLEGGVEARPDNVLIYATSNRRHLVRETFDERSGDEVHVQDNIEEKLSLADRFGITVTFLSPDQSSYLRIVEGLAEQEGISIPKEALRQKALQWVMMHNGRSGRTARQFLDHLQGELDIKKE, translated from the coding sequence ATGCTCATGAATGTGATTCATCATTTGGGTGCAAGCACTCAATTTACTGATCGGTACAAAAGATTAGAACTGTCTATGAACAGCCTGACGGTTTTTATGGATATTGCCAAGGATCCTGTTGTAAAAAAATTCAAGAGGCTTCTGCACAGCCTTGCCCGGAAAAAGCCTGACCAGGAAGAAATTCTTCTGTCTTATTTTGCTTTTTTAAACTCACTGGCAGAAAACAGCTGGCGGGATTATCTTGTGGAAACGCTTCTGCGGACGGCCAATTTTTTTGCGGAGGCCGTCGCTGAAAAGGATGTGACAAAAATCTCGCTTTCCCTGCAAACTAAGGCCGGACGGGATATGGAAATTATTCAGGAAGCCGCTGGTCTATCTTCCCAGGAGATAATCGAATACGTAAAAGCCAGCTTGGCTGAACAGTTTTCGGACAGGCAAAATCAAATCTTTGAAGGGCATATTTATCCCGAGAACTGGCCTGTTTGGGACAATGCCATCAACTGCGACTTTCAGGAACAAAGTAAAGAAGCCCCGGCTATGCGGTGGCTGAATAAAGAAAAAGCGGCTTTGAAAAGGGAGTTTTTAGGGGCGAGTAGATGGAGCAGTATTCTGGACAAGCTTGCTGCTTATTATGCCAAAGTGGGCTGGGGTATTTTCAGCAAATACATGGTATTTCATTTTAATGAGCAAACCGCGGGAAAACTGGAGGGAATTGCCAAGCCTGATCCGGTCATTTTAAATCAATTGATCGCCCAAGAGAGAGAACAGAAGATTATTTTGGACAATACCGAATATTTTTTAAGAGGATATCGGGCAAATAATATAATTCTCTATGGGAACAGGGGAACAGGGAAATCATCTTTAGTTAAGGCATTGCAGAATGAGTATCCTGACAGAAAGCTGAGAATTGTTCAGCTTAAGAAAAATCAGATCGGATATTTCCCTGAGTTTGTTCAACTATTGGCAGGGTTTCCTTATAAATTTATTGTCTTTATCGATGATTTGTCCTTCGATAACCTGGAACAGGATTATAAAAATCTTAAGTCCTTGCTTGAAGGAGGAGTTGAAGCCCGTCCCGATAATGTTCTTATTTATGCGACATCCAACCGCAGGCATCTTGTCAGGGAAACCTTCGATGAGAGATCAGGAGATGAGGTCCATGTACAGGATAATATTGAAGAAAAGCTTTCTTTGGCCGATCGGTTCGGTATTACAGTGACATTCCTTTCTCCTGATCAAAGCAGCTACCTGCGGATTGTCGAAGGATTAGCGGAGCAGGAGGGTATTTCCATCCCCAAAGAAGCATTAAGACAAAAAGCGCTCCAGTGGGTCATGATGCACAATGGGCGGTCAGGTCGAACGGCCAGGCAGTTTCTTGACCATCTTCAGGGTGAATTGGACATCAAAAAAGAATGA
- a CDS encoding DUF362 domain-containing protein — MNKNELHVIYGKNPLEMIQILMDKIQLAAELDPNMQIALKPNLVVAKPAREGATTSPLIVEGLIRYLRDNGCRNISVIEGSWVGDSTVRAFKVCGYEELSRKYQVPLYDLKDDSYKTLSFGDLNLKICERALNTDYLINIPVLKAHCQTQFTCALKNLKGCIPDSEKRRFHALGLHKPIAYLAKLLRPDLNIIDALNGDLTFEEGGNPVEMDRIIAGQDILLTDCYCASLIGYSKTDIDYLDIAEKLKIGNPHFEQANIFEYGTNHKSLGTYKPGTKAKKLMQYIDESEACSACTGSLIHALCRLEEERRLSKLTQRIKIGQGFKQKKLDGLGIGSCASGCSLSLTGCPPKALDILTFLKEKLN, encoded by the coding sequence ATGAATAAAAACGAGCTGCATGTCATTTATGGTAAAAACCCCTTGGAAATGATTCAAATCTTGATGGACAAAATTCAGTTGGCGGCTGAGCTTGACCCCAATATGCAAATTGCGCTCAAGCCAAATCTTGTCGTGGCAAAACCGGCCCGGGAAGGAGCAACCACCTCACCGTTAATCGTTGAAGGCCTGATCCGCTACCTTCGGGATAATGGCTGCCGGAATATTTCTGTTATTGAAGGCTCCTGGGTTGGTGACAGTACCGTCCGGGCCTTTAAGGTTTGCGGATATGAAGAGTTATCCCGCAAATACCAGGTACCGCTCTATGACCTGAAAGATGATTCATATAAAACACTCAGCTTTGGCGATCTCAACCTGAAAATCTGTGAACGGGCGCTCAATACAGATTATTTGATTAACATCCCGGTGTTAAAAGCTCATTGTCAGACTCAGTTCACCTGTGCCTTGAAAAACCTCAAAGGATGTATCCCGGACAGTGAAAAAAGACGCTTCCATGCTTTAGGACTCCATAAGCCTATTGCCTATCTTGCCAAACTGCTGCGGCCGGACTTGAATATCATTGATGCCCTCAATGGAGACCTGACCTTTGAGGAAGGCGGCAATCCGGTTGAGATGGACAGAATTATTGCCGGGCAAGACATTCTCCTGACAGATTGTTATTGTGCCTCATTAATCGGATATTCCAAAACTGATATTGATTACTTGGACATAGCCGAAAAACTGAAGATTGGCAATCCGCATTTTGAGCAGGCCAACATTTTTGAATATGGAACAAATCATAAAAGCCTGGGTACGTACAAGCCGGGTACCAAGGCCAAAAAGCTAATGCAGTATATCGATGAATCAGAAGCCTGTTCCGCCTGTACCGGCAGTCTTATCCATGCTCTGTGCAGACTGGAAGAGGAAAGAAGGTTGTCCAAGCTTACACAGCGGATTAAGATCGGACAGGGATTCAAACAAAAGAAACTGGACGGCCTGGGGATCGGATCATGTGCTTCCGGCTGCAGCCTCAGTTTAACCGGTTGTCCTCCCAAAGCTTTGGATATCTTGACTTTTCTTAAGGAAAAATTGAATTAA